The Drechmeria coniospora strain ARSEF 6962 chromosome 02, whole genome shotgun sequence genome has a segment encoding these proteins:
- a CDS encoding cell wall biogenesis protein Mhp1: MEQVHGVDVSWMTQGSPRDKQLRPSTSPPNDSSPARPRSIPTSSLSARNPQGTSEVADRVQANGQPGRSPSSTSGTSTVRRMSRSGSMDKQQGGYGTSPQRRNSWFSTISAKFSSSSSPASSVSHHHSLHHLHLREAQDQEESGQELPPQYLDQPSLSYPADQPPPKLHPNRNAVLQHAAKPDGNGPYTPAPPKSAQAGILGVLRRLSSSGGSGLANVKLGNGLVDRVTLNIDRFRERCPISELKDAKLRRVSFCVDVEIAPLPKYSDAEVSQKPSEKAARKKGGEKGEGEALKAVEAKAAEAKAAETKSVESKSAETKSVETKSAESKSAETKSAESKSAESKSAESKSAESKAVEFKSAESKSADTKSAEARRDDAESQGKPAVEAPTPAPSGAQGNVLKPPAATDSTKKKDKKKKSEEERKARKERRRRLAEDNGSLPMEICYQSDDSSSPNMSGTGTPMTTTAPAPTTATATATAAATATHPTTNPARIYRRCCQLRETPILKKVTEQLTDSANACPTTGMVNKLDLTDCWLQLPDLITLGDYLAVVPVREIVLENSGLSDEGLRVILAGLLAAKQHPSSRRRKPKHELVGQGGVVERVVLKNNKLGPDGWKHISLFIYLCRSLKYLDLSNIAFPKQPPSNGRRTLPNGKQMPRSISDIFSTAIADRLGGAALEMLNIGETEPSVDQLRAIVDGVIKCGIRRLGLAHNCLDEAGVEMAAKYLAAGKCEGLDLGGNDLRHHMEKLAGAVEAHDTLWALSLAGCNLSPSSLCKVMPQLAKLSNFRFIDLSHNRDLFRATPSAVGLLRRYLPKMGSLRRIHLQDVDMSSEQAIAIVEVLPEVPTLAHINLLGNAEMVKLARAKTEEAQEEACALYASLLAAARISRSLICVDMEPPGDEAGEIVKAMAKQVVAYCLRNMERIPDAAIGTGTAGGTAGATAMSGTQPPYPDVLAHIVGHDVMDDRELPEDNESAPDEDYVIGGTGVVKALTCCLENRGDESGMQPGEFGRDDAAAAAAAADEGSTTVGRRTLAPGGKAKDMSKHLLAGARKIRIRIQPALCKARANPGDEQNLRKLTFLDETLQGIIKRFEDEFPDTREPALGSASGLAAAAAAAAAAAPSSAAASTLPTTTADDSAMAASDAEDESSIHPPKPLSRSNSMAKVLAEEEGRVHRVGHRFRSGFVRQEHLELLSSIDDIGADPNHAHVLEELAEDLGGELLVKVREKGVVRAFKEDKEMLYRTMRESDPEHWDSFVEAQQKARANMNVASEKSVDAAQPGDESAIADGDWAGAGCCRATADGADEGEGRPA, encoded by the exons ATGGAGCAGGtccacggcgtcgacgtcagtTGGATGACGCAGGGCTCGCCACGAG ACAAGCAGCttcgaccgtcgacgtcgccaccGAACGATTCCTCTCCCGCCCGGCCGCGATCGATTCCCACTTCGTCCCTGAGTGCCCGCAATCCGCAGGGCACGTCGGAGGTGGCGGATAGGGTCCAGGCAAACGGCCAGCCGGGACGGAGCCCATCCAGCACGAGCGGCACATCAACCGTGAGACGAATGTCGCGATCGGGCTCGATGGACAAGCAGCAGGGGGGCTACGGAACGTCACCGCAACGGCGCAACTCCTGGTTCTCCACCATATCCGCCAAGTTctccagcagctcctcgcccgccagCTCAGTCTCGCACCACCACTCTCTCCACCACCTCCATCTGAGAGAGGCGCAGGATCAGGAGGAGAGCGGTCAAGAGTTGCCGCCGCAATATCTGGACCAGCCTTCCCTGTCCTACCCGGCCGACCAGCCACCACCGAAGCTGCACCCGAACAGAAACGCCGTCCTCCAGCATGCCGCGAAGCCGGACGGCAACGGCCCATACACGCCCGCCCCGCCCAAGTCGGCCCAAGCCGGCATCCTAGGCGTCCTGCGCCGGCTGTCATCCTCGGGCGGGAGTGGGCTCGCGAACGTGAAGCTTGGCAACGGGCTCGTCGACCGCGTCACCCTGAACATCGACCGGTTCCGAGAAAGGTGTCCCATCTCGGAGCTTAAGGATGCAAAGCTACGGCGCGTGTCATTTTGCGTCGATGTGGAGATTGCGCCGCTGCCAAAGTATTCTGACGCCGAGGTCTCGCAGAAGCCGTCTGAAAAGGCTGCAAGGAAGAAAGGTGGCGAaaagggcgagggcgaggcgctGAAGGCTGTCGAGGCTAAGGCTGCTGAGGCAAAGGCGGCCGAAACCAAGTCTGTCGAAAGCAAATCTGCCGAAACAAAGTCTGTCGAAACAAAGTCTGCCGAATCCAAGTCTGCCGAAACAAAGTCTGCCGAATCCAAGTCTGCCGAATCCAAGTCTGCCGAATCCAAGTCTGCCGAATCCAAGGCTGTCGAATTCAAGTCTGCCGAATCCAAGTCTGCCGACACCAAATCTGCCGAGGCGAGACGGGATGATGCCGAGAGCCAAGGCAAGCCGGCGGTCGAAGCACCGACACCAGCTCCGAGCGGTGCTCAAGGAAACGTCTTGAAGCCCCCAGCGGCTACGGACTCGACCAAGAAAAAggacaagaagaagaagagtGAGGAGGAGCGCAAAGCTAGGAAAGAGAGGCGTCGCCGACTCGCGGAAGACAACGGCTCTCTGCCCATGGAGATATGTTATCAGAGCGATGACTCATCCTCACCGAACATGagcggcaccggcacgcCGATGACGACAACGGCTCCGGCACcgaccacggccacggcaacggcaacggctgctgcgacggcgacgcaccCGACGACAAACCCTGCCCGGATATACCGACGATGCTGCCAGCTACGCGAGACGCCGATCCTGAAAAAGGTTACCGAGCAGCTCACGGACAGCGCCAATGCCTGCCCCACGACGGGCATGGTGAACAAGCTGGACCTTACGGACTGTTGGCTCCAGCTGCCGGATCTGATCACTCTGGGAGActacctcgccgtcgttccCGTGAGGGAGATTGTGCTCGAGAACAGCGGCCTGAGCGACGAGGGTTTGCGAGTCATCCTCGCAGGCCTCTTGGCCGCCAAGCAGCatccgagctcgaggcgtaGGAAGCCCAagcacgagctcgtcgggcAGGGTGGCGTGGTGGAGCGCGTGGTGCTCAAGAACAACAAGCTCGGGCCAGACGGCTGGAAGCACATCTCGCTGTTCATCTATCTGTGCCGATCGTTGAAGTATCTCGACCTCTCCAACATCGCCTTCCCGAAGCAGCCTCCAAGCAACGGCCGGCGCACGCTCCCCAACGGCAAGCAGATGCCGCGCAGCATATCCGACATCTTCTccaccgccatcgccgatCGACTCGGAGGCGCGGCCTTGGAGATGCTGAACATTGGCGAGACGGAGCCCAGCGTGGACCAGCTGAGGGCcatcgtcgatggcgtcatCAAGTGCGGCATTCGCAGGCTTGGGCTCGCCCACAAttgcctcgacgaggctggcgtcgagatggcggccAAGTATCTCGCCGCCGGGAAATGCGAGGGGCTTGACCTCGGAGGGAACGATTTGCGGCATCACATGGAGAAGCTGGCGGGCGCCGTGGAAGCGCACGACACCCTGTGGGCCTTGAGCCTGGCGGGCTGCAACCTGAGCCCCTCGTCGCTGTGCAAGGTGATGCCCCAGCTGGCGAAGCTGAGCAACTTTCGCTTCATCGACCTGTCGCACAACCGAGATCTGTTCcgggcgacgccgagcgccgtcggcctgctgcggAG GTACCTACCCAAGATGGGGTCTCTGAGGCGCATCCACCTGCAGGACGTCGACATGAGCTCGGAGcaggccatcgccatcgtcgaggtgctGCCGGAGGTGCCGACGCTCGCGCACATCAACCTTCTCGGAAACGCAGAGATGGTCAAGCTCGCGCGGGCCAAGACGGAGGAGGCGCAGGAGGAGGCGTGCGCGCTGTACGCGTCGctcctggcggcggcgagaatCTCGAGGAGCCTGATATGCGTCGACATGGAGCCGCCCggggacgaggcgggcgagatcgtcaaggccatggccaagcaGGTGGTGGCCTACTGCCTGCGCAACATGGAGCGGatccccgacgccgccataGGCACGGGCACGGCGGGGGGCACGGCGGgggcgacggccatgtcggGGACGCAGCCTCCGTACCCCGACGTGCTCGCGCACATCGTGGGCCACGACGTCATGGACGACAGGGAACTTCCCGAGGACAACGAGTCGGCGCCGGACGAGGACTacgtcatcggcggcacgGGCGTCGTCAAGGCGCTGACGTGCTGCCTCGAGAACCGGGGCGACGAGTCGGGCATGCAGCCGGGCGAGTTTGGCCgggacgatgccgccgccgccgccgccgccgccgacgagggctcgacgacggtcggccGGCGGACGCTGGCGCCGGGtggcaaggccaaggacatGTCGAAGCACCTGCTGGCGGGCGCGCGCAAGATTCGCATCCGCATCCAGCCGGCGCTGTGCAAGGCGCGGGCGAACCCGGGCGACGAGCAGAACCTGCGGAAGCTCACgttcctcgacgagacgctGCAGGGCATCATCAAGCGCTTCGAGGACGAGTTTCCGGACACGCGCGAGCCGGCGCtcggctcggcctcgggcctggcggcggcggcggcggcggcggcggcggcggctcccagctcggcggcggcgtcgacgctgccgacgacgacggccgacgactcggccatggcggcgtcggacgccgaggacgagtcgtCGATCCATCCGCCCAAGCCGCTGTCGCGGTCCAACTCGATGGCCAAGGtgctggccgaggaggaagggCGGGTGCACCGCGTCGGCCACCGGTTCCGGTCCGGCTTCGTGCGGCAGGAGCACCTCGAGCTGCTCAgctccatcgacgacatcggcGCGGACCCGAATCACGCGCACGTGCTGGAGGAGCTGGCcgaggacctcggcggcgagctgctcgtcAAGGTCAGGGAGAAGGGGGTCGTGCGGGCCTTTaaggaggacaaggagaTGCTGTACCGGACGATGCGGGAGAGCGACCCGGAGCACTGGGACAGCTTCGTCGAGGCGCAGCAGAAGGCGCGGGCCAACATGAACGTCGCGTCGGAGAAGAGCGTCGACGCGGCCCAGCCAGGGGACGAGagcgccatcgccgacggagactgggccggcgccggctgctgcagggcgacggccgacggggccGACGAAGGAGAGGGGCGTCCCGCATGA